In Nitrospirota bacterium, a single genomic region encodes these proteins:
- the hyfB gene encoding hydrogenase 4 subunit B: MISPFTLISTSLFILFSVLICALFFFRHQRMLVYSVFSLTSIASFLALIAGIWTVRSGIIESYIILLGLPDLPFHMRLDPLSGFFLTLIGALGFIVSIYSIGYVKGFIGHRPVTSLTIFYSLFLAGMLMVVLADDAFFFLISWEVMAAASYFLVMFEDERTENRRAAFLYLVIAHVGALAILLSFGLMAGFSNGFGSFSGYTFDAMRHAVYPPHWAALTFFLAFFGFSAKAGVIPLHVWLPEAHPVAPSNVSALMSGIMLKTAVYGIIRVTFDLIRDFPWWWGAVVLILGLVSALLGILFALQQQDLKKLLAYSSVENIGIILVAIGLSMTFASYDRPVLSALALTAGLYHTFNHAMFKGLLFMGAGAVLHATHERNMEKMGGLIHLMPWTSAIFLIGCISISALPPFNGFVSEWLMFQAFLLSPALPSALLNFLIPMGAALLALTAALAAMCFVKAYGVTFLGNWRGQHQVKINEVDWFMRIGMGMTAIACLCLGIFPTAMIRWMDIIAAGYVGGELSESAGAFGWMWLTPISHERASYSGPIVLLGLVGVVALVYIFLHARRKTIHTGPLWDCGFEKVTPRMQYTAAAFSMPVRRIFGYYFRIRERKELKYLSGHKAFIKSIGYSLKTRDRFWGWLYKPVADASFWISRKTGKLQKGRIQVYLIYSFATIIILLVLLR, from the coding sequence ATGATTTCACCATTTACTTTAATATCAACATCTCTATTTATATTATTCTCAGTGTTGATATGTGCACTATTCTTTTTCCGGCACCAGAGGATGTTGGTATATTCTGTATTTTCTTTGACATCCATCGCCTCGTTTTTAGCTCTCATCGCCGGTATCTGGACGGTGCGGTCCGGGATAATAGAGTCTTATATTATATTGTTGGGTCTCCCCGACCTTCCGTTTCATATGCGGCTCGACCCCCTGTCGGGATTCTTTCTTACCCTGATCGGGGCCCTTGGATTTATCGTTTCTATCTATTCTATAGGTTATGTAAAGGGTTTTATAGGGCACAGGCCTGTGACAAGCCTTACCATCTTCTACTCTCTCTTCCTCGCAGGCATGTTAATGGTGGTACTGGCGGATGATGCATTTTTCTTTCTGATCTCCTGGGAGGTTATGGCGGCTGCTTCATACTTCCTTGTAATGTTTGAGGATGAGAGGACAGAGAACAGGAGGGCTGCATTCCTCTACCTGGTCATAGCCCATGTGGGGGCGCTTGCCATACTTCTATCCTTTGGTCTGATGGCAGGTTTTTCAAACGGATTCGGAAGTTTCAGCGGATATACCTTTGATGCCATGCGTCATGCCGTATACCCTCCCCATTGGGCGGCGCTCACGTTTTTTCTTGCTTTCTTTGGATTTTCGGCAAAGGCCGGTGTTATACCTTTGCACGTTTGGCTGCCTGAGGCACATCCAGTGGCGCCTTCCAACGTGTCTGCACTGATGAGCGGCATTATGTTGAAGACTGCTGTATATGGGATTATCCGGGTCACCTTTGACCTGATCAGGGATTTCCCCTGGTGGTGGGGTGCAGTAGTATTGATCCTGGGTCTGGTATCAGCGCTGCTTGGGATTCTTTTTGCCCTGCAGCAGCAGGATCTCAAAAAACTGCTTGCCTACTCTTCAGTGGAGAATATCGGTATTATTCTGGTCGCTATTGGACTTTCCATGACCTTTGCATCATACGACAGGCCTGTTCTCTCAGCCCTTGCACTTACTGCGGGGCTGTATCATACATTCAATCATGCCATGTTTAAAGGTCTTCTCTTCATGGGGGCAGGTGCTGTTCTTCATGCAACCCATGAGCGCAACATGGAAAAGATGGGGGGGCTTATTCACCTTATGCCCTGGACCTCTGCCATCTTCCTGATAGGGTGTATATCCATATCAGCCCTTCCTCCTTTTAACGGATTTGTCTCCGAGTGGCTTATGTTTCAGGCGTTCCTGCTTTCGCCGGCCCTCCCGAGCGCACTTCTCAATTTCCTGATTCCTATGGGAGCCGCATTACTGGCGCTTACCGCTGCACTCGCCGCAATGTGCTTTGTCAAGGCGTACGGTGTTACATTTCTTGGAAACTGGAGAGGCCAGCATCAGGTGAAAATCAATGAGGTAGACTGGTTCATGAGGATTGGTATGGGGATGACTGCAATTGCATGTCTATGCCTCGGTATCTTTCCAACGGCCATGATCCGCTGGATGGACATTATTGCTGCCGGATATGTCGGTGGAGAGCTGTCTGAATCTGCAGGTGCATTCGGGTGGATGTGGCTTACCCCTATTTCCCATGAGAGGGCATCCTACTCAGGACCTATTGTCTTACTTGGTCTGGTGGGGGTAGTGGCCCTGGTATATATCTTCCTTCATGCCCGCAGAAAAACCATCCATACGGGACCTTTATGGGACTGCGGTTTTGAGAAAGTGACCCCGAGGATGCAGTATACGGCAGCAGCATTCTCCATGCCGGTCAGGAGGATATTCGGATACTATTTTCGTATTCGTGAGCGGAAAGAACTGAAATATCTTTCCGGTCATAAGGCATTTATTAAGAGTATTGGTTATTCACTGAAGACCAGGGACCGCTTTTGGGGGTGGCTGTATAAACCAGTTGCTGACGCCTCTTTCTGGATATCCAGAAAGACAGGAAAATTGCAGAAAGGGCGTATTCAGGTATACCTCATATATTCATTTGCTACGATCATCATATTATTGGTGCTTTTAAGATGA
- a CDS encoding cupin domain-containing protein, with amino-acid sequence MINLGNKIKKLREDARLSLRDLGEKTSLSASFLSQLELGQGSPSIASLENIANALNVHITYFFDDPFREDSVVIRKSERKKIYSQGSKAIIQPLAHQLSKKKIEPFMLTLEVGGESGEHPYSSHHGEEFGILISGKVRFILDSKEFTLGKGDSVYFNSTRPHKWENVGSKEAIIMLVIPGA; translated from the coding sequence ATGATTAACCTCGGCAACAAGATCAAGAAGCTCAGAGAGGATGCAAGACTTTCTCTTCGGGACCTCGGTGAGAAGACCAGCCTCTCTGCCAGCTTCCTTTCTCAACTTGAGTTGGGACAAGGTTCACCTTCCATTGCATCTCTGGAAAATATCGCCAACGCCCTAAATGTACACATTACATATTTTTTCGATGATCCCTTCAGAGAAGACAGTGTCGTCATCAGAAAGTCCGAGAGGAAGAAGATATACAGCCAGGGGTCAAAGGCCATCATCCAGCCGCTTGCCCATCAGTTGAGTAAAAAAAAGATAGAACCGTTCATGCTAACACTCGAAGTTGGTGGAGAAAGCGGTGAACACCCATATTCTTCACATCACGGTGAGGAGTTTGGAATCCTCATCAGCGGTAAGGTCAGGTTCATCCTTGACAGTAAAGAATTCACCCTTGGTAAGGGGGATAGTGTCTATTTTAACTCAACGAGGCCGCACAAATGGGAGAATGTCGGAAGTAAAGAGGCAATAATCATGTTGGTGATTCCAGGGGCTTGA
- a CDS encoding HIRAN domain-containing protein, with amino-acid sequence MITLEERTIYLSWQATDHSKRYIVAELTEKSTGEYSFRYIPGHDLEEARRLGFNGYPAFPELDKEYSLNAIDPFVMRLPARSRADFIDLLNYWEIRNSDISDFDLLAITGGKLRTDNFEFIDPHKVKRPNQFLTELAGFVYHAEDHKLRSIPAGAELQLEREPDNLYDPYAVKVLYNGEQIGYIKRVHSQTIAEALEKGNNVKVQVKNFDVNGVVNSILLKIIIAE; translated from the coding sequence ATGATTACGTTAGAAGAACGAACAATTTATTTGTCATGGCAGGCGACTGACCACAGCAAGCGGTATATAGTGGCTGAATTGACGGAAAAGTCAACAGGAGAATATTCCTTTCGTTATATTCCGGGTCATGATCTGGAAGAGGCCAGGAGGCTGGGGTTTAATGGATATCCGGCGTTTCCTGAATTGGACAAGGAATATTCTCTCAATGCCATTGACCCGTTTGTAATGCGCTTACCGGCCAGGTCACGGGCAGATTTCATTGACTTGCTGAATTACTGGGAAATCAGGAATTCTGATATCAGTGATTTTGATTTGCTTGCTATTACCGGTGGAAAGCTGCGCACCGATAATTTTGAATTTATTGATCCACATAAGGTAAAGCGGCCAAATCAGTTTTTAACAGAACTGGCCGGTTTTGTCTACCATGCCGAAGACCACAAGTTAAGGTCAATTCCTGCCGGAGCAGAACTTCAGCTTGAGCGTGAGCCAGATAACCTCTACGATCCCTATGCTGTTAAGGTTTTATACAATGGCGAACAAATTGGATATATCAAGAGGGTGCATTCGCAGACCATTGCCGAAGCGTTAGAAAAGGGAAATAATGTTAAGGTACAGGTCAAGAATTTTGATGTTAACGGCGTGGTTAACTCTATTTTGCTGAAGATTATAATCGCCGAATAA